In one window of Nodosilinea sp. PGN35 DNA:
- a CDS encoding ArsJ-associated glyceraldehyde-3-phosphate dehydrogenase encodes MVRVAVNGFGRIGRLVLRAGWAFPELEFVHINEIKGGAETAAHLLTFDSVHGRWDRAVEAIGSEKITIEGTPLSFSSHASPGEVPWADYGVDLVLECSGKFRTPETLAPYYDRGVKKVIVAAPVKQGALNVVYGINDHLYNPAEHHLLTAASCTTNCLAPVVKVIHEGLGIRHGVITTIHNHTNTQTIVDAPHKDLRRARATGMSLIPTTTGSATAIALIYPELAGKLNGLAVRVPLLNASLTDCVFEVERSTSVEEVNQLLKAAADGPLHGILGYETRPLVSVDYLNDPRSSIVDAPSTMVVDETQVKILAWYDNEWGYSCRMAELARKVAQSL; translated from the coding sequence ATGGTCAGAGTTGCCGTCAACGGGTTTGGTCGCATTGGGCGGCTGGTGCTGCGGGCCGGGTGGGCCTTCCCCGAGCTAGAGTTTGTCCACATCAACGAGATCAAGGGCGGAGCCGAAACCGCCGCCCATCTGCTCACCTTCGACTCGGTACATGGCCGCTGGGATCGCGCTGTGGAGGCGATCGGCAGCGAGAAAATTACCATCGAGGGCACCCCCCTTAGCTTTAGCAGCCACGCCTCCCCCGGCGAGGTGCCCTGGGCCGACTACGGCGTAGACCTGGTGCTGGAGTGCTCCGGCAAGTTTCGCACCCCCGAAACCCTGGCCCCCTACTACGATCGCGGCGTCAAGAAAGTGATCGTCGCCGCCCCGGTGAAACAGGGCGCGCTGAATGTGGTCTACGGCATCAACGACCATCTCTACAACCCCGCCGAGCACCACCTGCTGACGGCAGCCTCCTGCACCACCAACTGCCTGGCCCCGGTGGTCAAAGTGATCCACGAAGGGCTGGGCATTCGCCACGGGGTGATCACCACCATCCACAACCACACCAACACCCAAACCATCGTCGATGCCCCCCACAAGGATCTGCGCCGCGCCCGAGCCACAGGGATGTCGCTGATTCCCACGACAACGGGGTCGGCGACCGCGATCGCCCTGATCTACCCCGAACTGGCGGGCAAACTCAACGGCCTGGCGGTGCGGGTGCCCCTGCTGAATGCCTCCCTGACCGACTGCGTGTTTGAGGTGGAGCGATCGACCTCAGTAGAGGAAGTGAACCAACTGCTCAAAGCCGCCGCCGATGGCCCGCTCCACGGCATTCTCGGCTACGAAACCCGGCCCCTGGTGTCGGTGGACTACCTCAACGATCCGCGATCCTCTATCGTCGACGCCCCCTCGACCATGGTGGTGGACGAAACCCAGGTAAAAATTCTCGCCTGGTACGACAACGAGTGGGGCTACTCCTGCCGTATGGCGGAGCTGGCCCGCAAGGTGGCCCAGAGCCTTTGA
- the mgtE gene encoding magnesium transporter: protein MVTEATQEELQQLLEAGRFDDVRSQLIPMQSADVADAIDALPETLQAVAFRLLPKDEAIEVYEYLSPRVQQSLLEDFKNPEVLEIIDRMSPDDRARLFDELPAKVVKRLTQQLSPAEREATALLLGYPPDSAGRIMTSEFVALRETLTVEQALDRIRHLAETSETIYTLYVLDNARHLIGALSLRDLVVAQPERTLQDLMRREIVYVHTDTDQEEAARMIQRYDFLALPVVDREQRLVGIVTIDDLIDVLEAEDTEDIYTAGGVQSMGENYFQTNLFTVARKRVVWLFVLLLTNTGTIAVIQGQEALLEQVIVLAAFIPLLIDTGGNVGAQSSTVVIRGLNTDEVRSSQMVRIVWREALAGLLLGLMMGVLVTIWAYLPDRNLGVALSVGISLVGISVLASFAGSALPFLFKALKFDPALMSAPFITTAVDVLGVLIYLNVARAILGL from the coding sequence GTGGTAACCGAGGCTACCCAAGAAGAATTGCAGCAGCTGTTAGAAGCTGGTCGGTTTGACGATGTGCGATCGCAGCTGATTCCCATGCAGTCGGCAGATGTCGCCGACGCCATCGACGCACTGCCCGAAACCCTCCAGGCAGTTGCCTTTCGCCTGCTGCCCAAGGATGAGGCGATCGAGGTCTACGAGTACCTGTCCCCGCGAGTCCAGCAGTCCCTCCTGGAGGATTTCAAAAATCCTGAGGTGCTGGAGATTATCGATCGCATGTCCCCCGACGACCGCGCCCGACTGTTTGACGAGCTGCCCGCCAAGGTAGTCAAACGGCTCACTCAGCAGCTCAGCCCCGCCGAGCGCGAGGCCACCGCCCTGCTGCTGGGCTATCCCCCCGACAGCGCCGGGCGAATCATGACCTCTGAGTTTGTCGCCCTGCGCGAAACTCTCACCGTTGAGCAGGCCCTCGATCGCATTCGCCACCTGGCCGAAACCTCGGAGACCATCTACACCCTCTACGTGCTCGACAACGCCCGCCATCTGATCGGCGCGCTCTCCCTGCGTGACCTGGTGGTGGCCCAGCCCGAGCGCACCCTGCAAGACCTGATGCGGCGAGAGATAGTCTACGTGCACACCGACACCGACCAGGAAGAAGCGGCCAGAATGATTCAGCGCTACGACTTTCTCGCCCTGCCGGTGGTCGATCGCGAACAGCGCCTGGTGGGCATCGTCACCATCGACGACCTGATTGATGTGCTCGAGGCCGAAGACACCGAAGACATCTACACCGCTGGCGGTGTGCAGAGCATGGGCGAAAACTACTTTCAGACCAACCTGTTCACCGTGGCGCGCAAGCGCGTGGTGTGGCTCTTCGTGCTGCTGCTCACCAACACCGGCACCATTGCGGTGATTCAGGGCCAGGAGGCCCTGCTGGAGCAGGTAATTGTGCTGGCCGCCTTCATCCCGCTGCTGATCGATACCGGCGGCAACGTCGGTGCCCAGTCCTCCACGGTCGTGATTCGCGGCTTAAACACCGACGAGGTGCGCTCTTCCCAAATGGTCAGAATTGTCTGGCGGGAGGCCCTGGCGGGGCTGCTGCTGGGGCTGATGATGGGCGTGCTGGTGACGATCTGGGCCTACCTGCCCGATCGCAACCTGGGCGTGGCGCTGTCGGTGGGCATCAGCCTGGTGGGCATCTCGGTGCTGGCCTCCTTCGCCGGGTCGGCCCTGCCCTTTTTGTTCAAGGCGCTCAAGTTTGACCCCGCGCTGATGTCGGCCCCCTTCATTACCACAGCGGTGGATGTGCTGGGGGTGCTGATCTATCTCAATGTGGCCAGGGCGATACTGGGGCTTTAG
- a CDS encoding DUF4870 domain-containing protein translates to MAIGEGAAMEAEQPVPLRCRRLAAWCHLLPLGAIALTRYLFAGSTQANFSLDSFWTIGTDVAKAAWVSPYLELVVGLACWLLLGRGHSFVRYHLRQVLRFQVTSAILSTVVIGSILGGFYWIDRAFLNTDNMAAWLFMGLIILLSQPALIFRTLVILVVGVEAYRGVYSHYPFYWPWR, encoded by the coding sequence ATGGCCATAGGGGAAGGGGCGGCTATGGAGGCTGAGCAACCTGTACCGCTAAGGTGCCGACGACTGGCGGCCTGGTGCCATCTTTTGCCGCTGGGTGCGATCGCCCTCACCCGCTACCTGTTCGCTGGCAGCACCCAGGCCAACTTTTCCCTCGACAGCTTTTGGACAATAGGCACCGACGTTGCTAAAGCTGCCTGGGTCAGTCCCTATCTAGAACTGGTGGTAGGGCTAGCATGCTGGCTGCTACTCGGTCGAGGGCATAGCTTTGTGCGGTACCACCTGAGGCAGGTCCTAAGGTTTCAGGTCACCTCTGCGATCCTCTCCACCGTGGTGATTGGCTCCATTCTGGGAGGATTCTACTGGATTGACAGGGCTTTTCTGAACACAGACAATATGGCTGCATGGCTCTTTATGGGGCTGATTATTCTGTTGTCACAGCCAGCATTGATTTTTAGGACGCTGGTTATTTTGGTGGTAGGGGTCGAAGCCTACCGAGGAGTTTACAGCCATTACCCCTTCTACTGGCCCTGGCGGTAG
- the arsJ gene encoding organoarsenical effux MFS transporter ArsJ, with translation MTSSTFKPESLRNYAIITAAYWGFTLTDGALRMLVLLHFHVLGYTPFEIAMLFLFYEVFGVVTNFLGGWIGSQIGIRQTLYGGIALQIFALGMLSFLSTDWLVPVQVGYVMVAQAFSGIAKDLTKMSSKSAIRLVVPKEAESRLFKWVAVLTGSKNALKGVGFFVGAALLEGVGFRPALLIQAGVLGVILLSGALLPAGMGKIGKKVQFRELFSKSREINILSAARFFLFGSRDVWFVVALPVFLYEVLDWSFMQVGSYMAVWVIGYGMVQFLAPQLLRKNSAGKVVPRAKTILFWTSLLTAIPALIAIALMSGLRGDIAVTGGLVVFGVVFAFNSAVHSYLVLAYTEDKDVSLNVGFYYMANSGGRLLGTITSGLFYQWFGLVGCLWVSSLFVLAAALITTKLPDPKVSSPATS, from the coding sequence ATGACCTCCTCCACCTTCAAACCCGAAAGCCTGCGCAACTACGCGATCATCACCGCCGCCTACTGGGGCTTTACCCTCACCGACGGCGCGCTGCGGATGCTGGTGCTGCTGCACTTTCACGTGCTGGGCTACACCCCGTTCGAGATCGCCATGCTGTTTCTCTTCTACGAAGTGTTTGGCGTGGTGACGAACTTTCTGGGCGGCTGGATTGGTTCGCAGATTGGCATTCGGCAGACCCTGTACGGCGGCATTGCCCTGCAAATTTTTGCCCTGGGGATGCTGAGTTTTTTGAGCACCGACTGGCTGGTGCCGGTGCAGGTGGGCTACGTGATGGTGGCCCAGGCGTTTTCGGGCATTGCCAAAGACCTGACCAAAATGAGTTCCAAGAGCGCCATTCGCCTGGTGGTGCCCAAGGAAGCCGAGTCGCGGCTGTTTAAGTGGGTGGCAGTGCTGACCGGGTCGAAGAATGCGCTCAAGGGGGTGGGCTTTTTTGTCGGGGCGGCGCTGCTGGAGGGGGTGGGCTTTCGTCCGGCGCTGCTGATTCAGGCAGGGGTGCTGGGGGTAATTTTGCTGTCGGGGGCGCTGCTGCCGGCGGGCATGGGCAAGATTGGCAAGAAGGTGCAGTTCCGGGAACTGTTCTCCAAAAGCAGGGAGATCAACATTCTCTCGGCGGCGCGGTTCTTTTTGTTTGGTTCGCGGGACGTGTGGTTTGTGGTGGCGCTGCCGGTGTTTTTGTACGAGGTGCTGGACTGGAGCTTTATGCAGGTGGGCAGCTACATGGCCGTCTGGGTGATTGGCTACGGCATGGTGCAGTTTTTGGCCCCGCAGCTGCTGCGGAAAAACAGCGCCGGGAAGGTGGTGCCCAGGGCTAAGACCATCCTGTTCTGGACGTCCCTGCTCACCGCGATTCCGGCCCTGATTGCCATAGCCCTGATGTCGGGGCTGCGGGGCGACATTGCGGTGACGGGGGGGCTGGTGGTGTTTGGCGTGGTGTTTGCCTTTAACTCGGCGGTGCACTCGTACCTAGTGCTGGCCTACACCGAAGATAAGGATGTGAGCCTGAATGTGGGCTTTTACTACATGGCCAACTCGGGCGGGCGGCTGCTGGGCACGATTACCTCGGGGCTGTTTTACCAGTGGTTTGGGCTGGTGGGCTGCCTGTGGGTGTCGAGCCTGTTTGTGCTGGCGGCGGCGCTGATTACGACCAAGCTGCCGGATCCTAAGGTGTCAAGCCCAGCAACCAGTTAG
- a CDS encoding Uma2 family endonuclease, whose product MVQATEQPLSFEAFLEQYPSDGGRYELIEGEVVEVRPTGAHEDIGGFIALKLGVLIDQGALPLTIPRTCVVKPPRPNAGYIPDVAVLDRTQLPHEPLWEKASTVCNGATIKLVVEVVSTNWRDDYGLKLADYEALGIAEYWIVDFRALGAARVIGQPKQPTITLCTLGSDGYQLERFTGNDRLVSPTFERLRLTAQDIFRAGAD is encoded by the coding sequence ATGGTGCAGGCGACAGAGCAACCCCTGAGCTTTGAAGCATTCCTGGAGCAGTACCCCAGCGATGGCGGTCGCTACGAGTTGATCGAAGGCGAGGTGGTGGAGGTGCGGCCTACAGGTGCCCACGAAGACATCGGTGGCTTCATCGCCCTAAAGCTGGGCGTGCTGATCGACCAGGGAGCCCTGCCGCTGACGATTCCGCGTACCTGCGTGGTGAAGCCACCCCGGCCCAATGCGGGCTACATTCCCGATGTAGCGGTGCTCGATCGCACCCAACTTCCGCACGAACCGCTGTGGGAGAAGGCGTCTACGGTCTGCAATGGCGCTACGATCAAGCTGGTGGTGGAGGTGGTCAGCACCAACTGGCGCGATGACTACGGCCTCAAGCTGGCCGACTACGAGGCCCTGGGCATCGCCGAATACTGGATTGTCGATTTTCGCGCCCTGGGGGCAGCGCGGGTGATCGGCCAGCCCAAGCAGCCCACGATCACCCTCTGCACCCTGGGGTCCGACGGCTATCAGCTAGAGCGCTTCACTGGCAATGACCGATTGGTTTCACCGACCTTTGAAAGGTTGAGGTTGACAGCGCAGGACATTTTTAGAGCAGGCGCAGATTAG
- a CDS encoding pentapeptide repeat-containing protein, whose product MSSDLSGANLSGANLSEAICRGQGRGFYPRPLAQENSSVWGNRLGGGESGRQAQNLTNLPQF is encoded by the coding sequence ATGAGTTCAGATCTGTCGGGGGCCAATCTGTCGGGGGCCAATCTGTCGGAGGCCATCTGTCGGGGGCAAGGGAGGGGCTTCTACCCTAGGCCCCTGGCCCAGGAAAATTCCTCTGTCTGGGGAAATAGACTGGGAGGCGGTGAGTCAGGGCGACAAGCCCAGAACCTGACGAATTTACCGCAGTTCTGA
- a CDS encoding phosphatidate cytidylyltransferase, which produces MPWPRIISGLVAIAVALAMIGLGGWYFTLGFGILIVLGQLEIFALVKAKGILPATKTTLVVSQLLLIMAHVSPPLADALLPLSGTFICFYLLFQPQVATIADVAASILGLFYGGYLPSFWVRLRDLGDVTPSLPLGGYWPETWPPALSALPYGLVVTLLAFACIWASDIGAYTAGKMIGRTPLSNISPKKTVEGAAFGMLGSTVVALVGSYWLQWPLWPATGAALGLMVGTSSLLGDLTESLMKRDAGVKDSGALIPGHGGILDRTDSYVFTGALVYFFVTLLLPLLPAS; this is translated from the coding sequence ATGCCCTGGCCTCGAATCATTAGCGGACTCGTTGCGATCGCGGTGGCCCTGGCCATGATTGGGCTGGGGGGATGGTACTTTACCCTAGGTTTTGGCATTCTGATCGTTTTGGGCCAGCTTGAAATTTTTGCCCTGGTCAAAGCCAAGGGCATTTTACCCGCCACCAAAACCACCCTGGTGGTGAGTCAGCTGCTGCTGATTATGGCCCACGTCTCCCCTCCGCTGGCCGATGCCCTGCTGCCGTTGAGCGGCACCTTTATCTGCTTTTACCTGCTGTTTCAGCCCCAGGTGGCCACCATTGCCGACGTGGCGGCGTCTATTTTGGGTCTCTTCTACGGCGGTTACCTGCCCAGCTTTTGGGTGCGCCTGCGCGATCTGGGTGACGTCACACCTTCCCTGCCCCTGGGCGGCTACTGGCCCGAAACCTGGCCCCCTGCCCTCAGTGCTCTACCCTACGGTCTCGTCGTCACCCTGCTGGCCTTTGCCTGCATTTGGGCCTCCGATATTGGCGCTTACACCGCCGGAAAAATGATTGGCCGCACGCCCCTGTCCAACATCAGCCCCAAGAAAACCGTCGAGGGGGCGGCCTTTGGCATGTTGGGCAGCACGGTGGTGGCCCTGGTCGGCAGCTACTGGCTCCAGTGGCCCCTCTGGCCTGCCACTGGCGCGGCCCTGGGCCTGATGGTCGGCACCTCCAGCCTGCTGGGCGACCTGACCGAATCGCTGATGAAACGCGATGCCGGGGTCAAAGACTCTGGAGCCCTGATCCCCGGCCATGGCGGTATCTTAGACCGCACCGACAGCTATGTGTTTACGGGCGCGCTGGTGTACTTCTTCGTCACCCTGCTGCTGCCCCTGCTGCCAGCGAGTTAG
- the queC gene encoding 7-cyano-7-deazaguanine synthase QueC, whose product MPHPTAIVLLSGGLDSATAAAQAIADGYSIIALSFNYGQRHQRELAAAQAVAAHFAIADHHFIDVNLAQWGASSLTDLALPLPQDNLQDYSESGIPSTYVPGRNTVFIALALALAEAKGAIAVYLGINAVDYSGYPDCRPEYLAAFQQLAQLSSKAGLEGHAPKLVAPLVMDSKVDIVRRAVALGVPIEQTWSCYQGGAEPCGRCDSCRIRDRALIEAGYPELATTNPTQSESYLPNSPRAEPAPFNRH is encoded by the coding sequence ATGCCCCACCCCACCGCAATCGTCTTACTGTCCGGCGGCCTCGACTCGGCTACCGCTGCGGCCCAGGCGATCGCCGACGGCTACAGCATCATCGCTCTGTCGTTTAACTACGGGCAGCGGCACCAGCGAGAACTGGCGGCGGCGCAGGCGGTGGCGGCGCATTTTGCGATCGCCGACCACCACTTTATCGATGTCAACCTGGCCCAGTGGGGCGCGTCGTCGCTGACCGACCTGGCTCTGCCGCTGCCCCAGGACAACCTTCAAGATTACTCAGAGAGCGGCATTCCCTCCACCTACGTGCCGGGGCGCAATACGGTGTTCATTGCCCTGGCGCTGGCCCTGGCCGAGGCCAAAGGGGCGATCGCAGTGTATTTGGGCATCAACGCGGTCGATTATTCGGGCTATCCCGACTGTCGGCCCGAGTATCTGGCGGCGTTTCAGCAGCTGGCGCAGCTGTCGTCTAAGGCGGGGCTAGAGGGCCACGCCCCCAAGCTGGTCGCGCCCCTGGTGATGGACTCTAAGGTGGATATTGTGCGTCGCGCTGTGGCGCTGGGGGTGCCGATTGAGCAAACCTGGTCGTGCTACCAGGGCGGCGCAGAGCCCTGCGGACGGTGCGACTCCTGCCGGATTCGCGATCGCGCCCTGATCGAGGCGGGCTACCCGGAGTTGGCCACCACGAACCCTACCCAATCCGAGTCCTATCTTCCCAATTCCCCACGGGCAGAACCAGCACCCTTCAATCGGCATTAG